The Panacibacter microcysteis genome includes a window with the following:
- a CDS encoding choice-of-anchor X domain-containing protein, translated as MRKSKQVLVLIIITAAILTTTAWNRTGKSKPSYNPAAFNEAVNNIMQNESMLAAMLADESDFTAGVDKAPPAQDVLVQKIPGDNQHLLIMAVYSFADYSGQAIKVDYGGNYVVLKDDGTNDDKVAGDGIFTARISTDVSLFRKEALRLDKEMRQDKYQVQFTGREMKKREDCLVEPFETQKLDANQPVSIANLIGGTNNLIDSVRANCIFITDLSVVEDPARTWNYCTQTGNVNGAWTFKTIMKNLAKTKSTTDPTDAELSTFVRNWLNSWTVRKIINGDTVPARALITQKIINPWLTKSSNAGAPQGQLDMRFAPFKLTSIVNRFDIRERAAGIPAGEGRFTFCAIASDCSRPLEMTFVVEYGIPKPNDCDSLQNWALQWFNLKNFTLGSSQYNAALQAITDQFALWGTGNRAGNTSLNSIRTNEREFAPTNAPRRWEFREFGLIGSPRSLTQRKVAQIPQDKYNAQVDNPDVRAMVDWVNANKAGINKDNYTVPDTLTGGKFFLGGHNQILDTPVGVPIQPYHWDGVQETGPARITNTTTRHVFSLNTCTGCHAGEVQTFFTHVDPVMFGTKATLSGFLAGTAGRGGAVDFDNNPSNDSMMIKDAANRGGAANSVRMFNDILRRAKDLKDFALSPPCAALSVFAIRNELMFKPVHAVH; from the coding sequence ATGAGAAAATCGAAACAGGTTCTGGTGCTGATCATCATTACCGCTGCTATTCTTACCACAACTGCCTGGAACAGAACAGGAAAAAGTAAACCATCGTATAATCCTGCTGCTTTCAACGAAGCTGTAAACAACATCATGCAAAATGAAAGCATGTTGGCTGCAATGCTTGCAGATGAAAGTGACTTTACCGCCGGTGTAGACAAAGCGCCGCCTGCACAGGATGTTTTGGTGCAAAAAATTCCCGGCGATAACCAGCATTTGCTGATTATGGCTGTTTACTCATTTGCAGACTACAGCGGGCAGGCTATCAAGGTAGATTATGGTGGCAACTATGTAGTGCTGAAAGACGATGGCACCAATGACGATAAGGTTGCCGGAGATGGAATCTTTACTGCCAGGATCAGTACGGATGTGAGCCTTTTCAGGAAAGAAGCCCTGCGCCTCGACAAAGAAATGCGCCAGGATAAATACCAGGTGCAGTTTACAGGCAGGGAAATGAAAAAAAGAGAAGATTGCCTGGTGGAGCCCTTTGAAACGCAAAAGCTCGACGCCAATCAACCTGTTTCCATTGCTAACCTGATAGGTGGTACAAACAACCTCATCGATTCTGTACGCGCAAATTGTATATTCATAACAGACCTGTCGGTAGTAGAAGATCCCGCCAGGACGTGGAATTACTGCACGCAAACCGGGAATGTAAATGGCGCCTGGACTTTCAAAACCATTATGAAAAACCTGGCTAAGACAAAGTCAACTACAGATCCTACAGATGCAGAACTTTCTACCTTTGTAAGAAACTGGCTGAATAGCTGGACAGTTAGAAAAATCATCAACGGAGATACTGTACCTGCAAGGGCACTAATCACACAAAAGATCATTAACCCATGGCTTACCAAAAGCAGCAATGCAGGTGCGCCACAAGGCCAGCTAGATATGCGTTTTGCTCCGTTTAAGTTAACATCCATCGTTAACCGTTTTGATATTAGGGAGCGTGCAGCAGGCATTCCTGCCGGCGAGGGCAGATTTACTTTCTGTGCCATCGCAAGCGACTGTTCCCGCCCGCTCGAAATGACTTTCGTCGTAGAATACGGCATTCCCAAACCAAATGATTGCGACAGTTTGCAAAACTGGGCGCTGCAGTGGTTTAACCTGAAGAACTTTACACTGGGCAGTAGCCAGTACAATGCTGCACTGCAGGCCATTACAGACCAGTTTGCTTTATGGGGAACCGGTAACCGCGCCGGTAATACCAGCCTCAATTCAATCAGGACAAATGAGCGGGAATTTGCACCCACCAATGCACCAAGACGTTGGGAGTTCAGGGAGTTTGGCCTTATCGGTTCGCCCCGTTCATTAACGCAAAGAAAAGTAGCACAGATACCGCAGGATAAATACAATGCCCAGGTTGATAACCCTGACGTAAGGGCAATGGTAGATTGGGTAAACGCAAATAAAGCAGGCATCAATAAGGATAACTATACAGTGCCGGATACATTAACGGGCGGTAAATTTTTCCTTGGTGGTCACAACCAGATTCTTGATACACCTGTTGGCGTTCCCATCCAGCCATATCACTGGGATGGTGTACAGGAAACCGGGCCGGCGCGTATTACAAACACTACCACACGGCACGTATTCTCGCTCAATACCTGCACGGGTTGTCATGCAGGTGAGGTACAAACGTTCTTTACCCATGTAGATCCGGTAATGTTTGGCACCAAAGCAACGCTTTCGGGTTTCCTTGCCGGTACGGCAGGCCGTGGCGGTGCAGTAGATTTCGACAATAACCCGTCTAATGACAGCATGATGATTAAAGATGCGGCCAACAGAGGTGGAGCAGCAAATTCTGTAAGAATGTTCAACGACATTTTAAGAAGGGCAAAAGACCTGAAAGACTTTGCATTGTCCCCGCCATGTGCAGCATTAAGTGTGTTTGCAATAAGAAATGAGCTTATGTTTAAACCGGTACACGCAGTGCATTAA
- a CDS encoding ABC transporter ATP-binding protein — protein sequence MSKSTVRMAREKRPANQNTVPTPSLKEKFAALSNLPRFFKLVWQTNRWYTILNAILRLLRSAIPVSMLYIGKLIIDEVVLLSKTAVADQSHLWTLVAAEFALAIVADALSRATTLVDSLLGDLFNNHTSVKIMEHAAMLDLDQFEDSNFYDKLERARQQTVGRTILLSQVLTQVQDLITMVFLAAGLMAFNPWLILLLIIAIVPAFVGESYFNDRSYALTRGQTPERRELDYIRYIGASDETAKEVKLFDLSGFLVNRFKTLSTKFYTDNKKLSTKRAGWGTFLAFIGSAGYYAAYMAIIAQTIKGSISIGTLTFLAGSFRQLRSLLENILSRFTSVSQGAIYLRDFFEFFEIKPRIFTPKKPVPFPATIQQGFVFENVGFKYHNSTNWANRHLNFTLHAGEKLALVGENGAGKTTLVKLLARLYDPSEGRILLDGIDLRDYDLFELRKGIGVIFQDYLRYQMSFSQNIAVGNIDEMDNRALIEQSAAKSLASLLAAKLPNKYDQALGRRFNNGVELSGGEWQKVALARAYMKDAQLLILDEPTSALDARAEYEVFQRFAELTKGKSAVLISHRFSTVRMADRILVLEKGQLLEIGSHEELLALNGRYAELFHLQAKGYR from the coding sequence ATGAGCAAGAGTACCGTTAGAATGGCACGTGAAAAAAGACCCGCAAATCAAAATACTGTTCCAACACCCTCTTTAAAAGAAAAGTTTGCAGCACTCAGTAATCTTCCCCGCTTCTTTAAACTTGTTTGGCAAACAAACCGCTGGTATACCATTTTAAATGCAATACTCCGCCTGTTGCGGTCGGCAATACCTGTCTCCATGTTGTACATTGGAAAACTGATCATTGACGAAGTGGTATTGTTAAGCAAAACCGCGGTGGCCGACCAATCACACTTATGGACATTGGTTGCAGCAGAATTTGCACTCGCCATTGTTGCAGATGCATTAAGCAGGGCCACCACACTTGTTGACAGCTTACTTGGCGATCTGTTTAACAACCATACTTCCGTAAAGATTATGGAACATGCGGCCATGCTCGACCTTGACCAGTTTGAAGATTCCAATTTTTACGATAAGCTGGAACGTGCCCGCCAGCAAACGGTCGGCAGAACAATCCTGTTATCACAGGTATTAACACAGGTACAGGATCTGATCACCATGGTGTTTTTAGCAGCAGGCCTTATGGCCTTCAATCCCTGGCTTATCCTTCTGCTCATTATCGCGATCGTACCTGCATTCGTGGGAGAATCTTACTTCAATGACCGCAGCTACGCTTTAACCCGTGGGCAAACACCTGAGCGGCGTGAGCTTGATTACATACGATATATTGGCGCCAGTGATGAAACGGCAAAAGAAGTAAAGCTCTTCGACCTCTCCGGCTTCCTGGTAAACCGTTTCAAAACGCTCAGCACAAAATTCTACACAGACAATAAAAAATTATCTACCAAAAGAGCAGGCTGGGGAACTTTTCTTGCATTTATTGGCAGCGCGGGTTATTATGCTGCATACATGGCCATTATTGCACAAACGATAAAAGGAAGTATAAGTATTGGTACACTTACTTTTCTGGCAGGCTCATTCAGGCAACTAAGAAGCTTGCTCGAAAATATTCTCAGCCGCTTTACCAGCGTATCCCAGGGTGCCATTTACCTGAGAGATTTTTTTGAGTTTTTCGAAATAAAGCCCAGGATATTTACGCCAAAAAAGCCGGTGCCTTTTCCTGCAACAATTCAACAAGGCTTTGTTTTTGAAAATGTCGGTTTTAAATACCATAACAGTACCAACTGGGCAAACAGGCACCTGAATTTTACTTTGCATGCAGGAGAAAAACTAGCCCTTGTAGGTGAAAACGGTGCAGGTAAAACAACACTGGTAAAATTGCTGGCAAGATTATATGACCCTTCAGAAGGGCGCATATTACTGGATGGTATAGACCTGCGCGACTATGATCTTTTTGAGTTACGCAAAGGCATAGGCGTTATATTCCAGGATTACCTGCGGTACCAGATGAGTTTTTCTCAAAACATTGCGGTGGGCAACATTGATGAAATGGATAACCGGGCACTCATTGAACAAAGTGCCGCCAAAAGTCTTGCGAGCTTACTTGCAGCAAAACTACCCAATAAATACGACCAGGCACTTGGCCGAAGATTTAACAACGGCGTAGAACTTAGCGGCGGTGAGTGGCAAAAGGTTGCGCTTGCACGTGCCTACATGAAAGACGCACAATTGCTGATTCTTGATGAGCCCACCAGCGCACTGGATGCACGTGCAGAATATGAAGTTTTTCAGCGCTTTGCCGAGCTTACCAAAGGCAAAAGCGCAGTGCTTATCTCCCACCGCTTTTCCACGGTACGCATGGCAGACCGCATTCTGGTGCTGGAAAAAGGCCAGCTACTGGAAATCGGCAGCCACGAAGAATTGCTTGCTTTGAATGGGCGGTATGCGGAGCTTTTTCATTTACAGGCCAAAGGCTACAGGTAG